From the Halococcus saccharolyticus DSM 5350 genome, the window CGGGTCGGCCCACGGGAGCGTGCGCTCGCTCGCGTTGGGCTCGGGCAGCATCGTGAGCGACGCCCGCGATCGCATCAGTTGGGTCGGTTCGTCGCTGTGATCCAGCCCGAGCGTGTGGCCGAGTTCGTGTTTGAGCACCTGGACGGTCGATTCGTTCGAGAGATCGTCGAGGATGCGAACGTCGACCGTGTCGGCGGCCTGGGGCGGACTGGTGATCCGTGGTGCACAGCCCGCGGCCGTTTCGACCTCGCCACAACGGTCGAGCGATCGCTGGAACGTCACCCGGAGGTCGGGATCGGTCGCGTTCGGCGCGAGTGTGAAGTTTACCTCGAAGTCGAGATAGCGCTCGTCGTTGCGTTCCCAGTACGAAAGCGCCTCGCGCACTAGGGGGTCGAAGGCTCGATCGGTCTCGCCCGGATCGACCGCGACGGTCAGTTCGTCGTCGGGGTAGGGGTTGTCGGGATCGCCCGCGTAGCCGGCGAGTTCGTCGGGGAGCGCGCCGCCTGCGCAGCCGGCGAGAACCACGAGACACACCACCGCGAGCGCGCGGGCGATCCCGGCCATCATCGGGAGGTGGAGCGACGCGGGTATCATGTTTGCGGCGTGGTTGCGGCTGCGGTGCGGGCCTGGCGGATCGAGGGCGAGGCGCGCGAGCGAAGCGAGCGCGATTCACCGTGAACGAGCGACTGTAGGGAGCGAGTGAGCGGGCGTTTTTAGTCCAGGTTTTTGCGGGGAGGGATACCCGCAGCGCGCCATGGGCGCGCGAGGATACCCCTCTTCGTAAAACGCTCTTGTGAAGCACATTGTTGGTAACGACCGAGTTGCTCGAGTGGGGTTCCCTGAATGGGTGAACGAGGTAGCGAAACTAGCGAATCAATCGCCTTCTGATTCGCTCTTCAAAGAACGAAACTGTCCGATAGCGCTCCACCAACAATCTCCTTCAGAAGAGCGTCGTAAAAAGTGGCTGGGGAGGAGTAAGCCCCCTTCTGTTCGTCCCGGCATTCGGCTGAGCGTCCGCATCCCTGCCGGGCTACCGTGCGGCTCGCGCCGCGTGGTGCGGACTTGCACCGGTGAGGATTCGCCGTTCCATCGATCCCTGCTCTTCGTTCCTCAGTGGGGTCTCCCTCGCCTCGCGGCTCGGTTCGCGCGCTCGCGGACTGGCTCGCGGGCGATGCCCGCTCGCTCGTTCCGGGGCGCGATGCGCCCCGTGCCGCTCGCGCCGAGGAGGCGGCTTCGCCGCCTCCCGCACTTCACAGGTCCGAGCAGGACGTGTCGTTGCTGTTCCAGTGCCGACGGTCTCCCGTCCCGGGGTTTCCCCGGTCACCTGCCCGGCGGTGGGGGGACTTTCCTCGCGTGCGCGCCTGCCGGCGCGCCGCGGTGGCCAGGCTCTCCCTGCCGATCGACGCTACGCTGCCGATCGATAAAGATGGTTCGAAAATCAGGACAACACGTCGAATCCAACAACGTCGGCGTCCTCGCGGGCACGGTCGATTGCTGCATCGAGATCGAAGTCTCGCACTACCTCGCCGTCGCGAATCAGCGGTTCCAACAGCGCATCGCCGTCCGCTGGATCCTCACGGTCGGCGAGTGCGACTTCGTGGCCACCTTCGGGAGTGCGATAGACCTGTTTCTTCCCTGAGAGCTTGCCCCGCTTTGCGGCGGGCTCGCCGTCGACCGCGACGATGTCGAGCGCGAAGTCGACTGGGTCAGCGTTCGAGACGTAGCCACCGACACCGAAGCCGGCGGCGACGTCGCGGAGTTCCCGGAGATCGGCGGGACCGAGGCCGCCGCTCACGAACAGGTCGACGTCCGCGCGGCCACGGGCGTCGAGTTCCCAGCGCACCTCCCGCAGGATGTGGCGGATGTCGCCCCGTCGCGAACTCGTGGTGTCGATCCGGACGCTGTCGAGGCGATCGCCGAGTGCGTCGGCCGCGCGGAGCACTTCGTCGACCTCGTCGGAGTAGGTGTCACACAGTGCGATCCGTGGTACGTCCGCGGCGACAGCGTCGTCGAACGCCCGCCATGCGTTCTCTTGGTTGCCCTCGCCGAAGCAGATCACGAGCGCGTGCGGCATCGTCCCGCTGGCATCCCGACCGAGCAGCTCGCCGGCGGCCACGTGGGAGAACCCGTCGAACCCGCCGAGCAGCGCGCTGCGTTCGACCACTGCCGCGATCGATGGATGGACGTGGCGAGCCCCAAAGCTCACGACCATCGACTCCGGGGCTGCCCGGCGCGCGCGGAGCGCGTTGGTCGCCATCCCCGACGCCTGGGAGAGAAATCCGAGGAGTGCAGTTTCGAACCGAGCGAATTCGAGGTACGGCCCCTCGATGCGCATGACGGGACCGCCGTCGAACAGCTGGCCCTCGGAGAGAGCGTCGACATCGACGCCCCGACCTACGAACAGTTGTGCGGCGTCCTCGATCCCAGCGAAGGCCTCGAACGCGCCCGTGGGGAACTGATCGGCCGTCACCTCGGCCGTGACGTGTGGGTTCCGGTCGGCGTGTTCGAGGGTCTCGACCGTGCGCTCGAAGTAGGCGTCGGTCGCCCCACCCTCGCGGATGGTCTCGGGCGGAACGATGTCGAAGGCGGCCATGGACGACCAATCCGGCGGCCGGGCAAAAGCGTAGTGTTGCGAAGGGATGGTGAGGCCCCACTCGAGATCCGTAGGGCTAAGTACGGATGGTGGATGCAACGGGTAGGAGGGGCCTACCATCCTCACGATCGAGTTCGAGACCGAACCAACCGGGACGCTCGCGAAGCTCGCGCCCGCGATCGGTACCGACGGGAGCATCGAACTCGACAACGCGTTCTACGTTGAGGACGGGACGTGGCTCGAATCGCTGACGCTGGCCGCAACATCGCCGATCGATCTCGACGCCGAGATCGATGCGATCCCCGGCGTGTCGCTGTTTCACAGCGAGGCGATGCCGACCGGGCCGACCGGTATCGACCACCGTCGCGCCATCGTGTTCGCGAACGAACCGTACCCGTTCCTCCTCGAACTCGTGTTGCGCCACCGGGCGATCCCCAACCGTGTCGTGCTCCAGAACGGCACGGCGACGGTGATCGCCACGGTCGGCGAGTGGGACGACTTCCGCTCGATCGCCGACGACGTCGAGGCAAAACTCGGTCGGTTCGACGTGATTCGGGTCAACGAAACCGACCGCCCGGGCGAGCCCCTGGATAGCGGCCGGCTGGCTGACGTCCTGCTCTCGAAGCTCACCGACGACCAGCTCAACGTGCTCGAAACCGCCTACTCGATGGGATATTTCGCCGTTCCCCGCGACGCTTCGGCCCAGACGGTCGCCGACGAACTCGGGATCCAGCAGTCGACGTTCAGCGAGCGCATCCGGACCGCCGAACGGGCGTTCCTCGAACTGGTCTTTTCTCCTCGATGAGCGGTCGCTGGCTGGTCGGTGTGGATCGGACGGCTCGATCCCCCTGATCGACGATCATACTTAAAGAACGATGATGTTCACCGCCGTTCGTGAACATCGACTTGGAGATACCCCCGCTACGAGTGGCCATGGCAGATGATGGCAGACGAACCGATTCGCCGACCACGACCCGCCGAGAGTGGCTTGGGGCGGTCGCCGCGGGAGCCGCACTCGGAACGGCCGGGTGCCTCAATGGGGGCTCCGGCAGATCGGACCGCGAGACACGCGTCCCGTCGGGTGTTTCCGCGACGGTCGAGACCAAGTACTGGCACGACTGGCCGACCATCGAGGCCGACGCGCCGCCGATGGAGTACACCGCGCGTGCGGGGGCTGCGCTCGATCCCGTCACCCTCGAGTTCTCGACGGAGGACGACCCGTGGATGCGCGAACACGCGTTCACGGTCCAGCGTGCGTTCACCGATCTCGGGGTACCCACGACGCTGAACAACCGCCCGCTGAACCAGCTCTACGCACAGAGCTGGACCACGGCCGGACTCGAAAACATGGTCTCGATGAGCACTCACGGGCCGGACCCCCAGCGCGGGCTCGATCCCAATCCGCTGATGATGCGCCGTCACAAGTCGAGCCCGTCGAACTACGACAACTACTGGCACCCGACGCTCAACGAGATTCTCGACGAACAACGCCGCCTGACGGGCGACCGCGAGGCCCGAAAGCGCCTCGTCGACCGGGCGCAGCAGATCTTCGCCCAGGACGTCGGCGCGCTCATCTCGCTGTTCCCGGACGTCATCACGGCCGCCAACGAGCGGAAGTGGGACGGGTACGTATCGACGCCGGGCAACGGGCCGACCGGCGACGCGTTCCAGTGGTCGGAAGTCAACCTCCAGCCTGCGGCCGGCGATCGGTCGTTCGTGAAGGGGACGACTATCTCGATGAACTCGCTCAACCTGCCGTGGGCGGCCGGCGGTGCGGAGTCAAAGCGGCTCACCTACATCTACGACGGACTGTTCGACGCGTCGCCACAGCTCGACGTGATCCCCGCGCTCGCGACGAGCGCGGAGTTCGTCGACGACACCACTGTCGAGATGTCGCTCCGGA encodes:
- a CDS encoding matrixin family metalloprotease, which produces MIPASLHLPMMAGIARALAVVCLVVLAGCAGGALPDELAGYAGDPDNPYPDDELTVAVDPGETDRAFDPLVREALSYWERNDERYLDFEVNFTLAPNATDPDLRVTFQRSLDRCGEVETAAGCAPRITSPPQAADTVDVRILDDLSNESTVQVLKHELGHTLGLDHSDEPTQLMRSRASLTMLPEPNASERTLPWADPTLAVFADLDAVPADERAAVREQIDHALDYYDRGAAGRVPDNVSFERVSSFENADVVIYFQDGPPCGDGSGSCGSVYGTDPDGDSAIERYTRVDIALSDVDTDATGWHVARHLALGFGFEPGDGAAYPPPLRASTSDEERRSDWWE
- a CDS encoding ABC transporter substrate-binding protein; its protein translation is MADDGRRTDSPTTTRREWLGAVAAGAALGTAGCLNGGSGRSDRETRVPSGVSATVETKYWHDWPTIEADAPPMEYTARAGAALDPVTLEFSTEDDPWMREHAFTVQRAFTDLGVPTTLNNRPLNQLYAQSWTTAGLENMVSMSTHGPDPQRGLDPNPLMMRRHKSSPSNYDNYWHPTLNEILDEQRRLTGDREARKRLVDRAQQIFAQDVGALISLFPDVITAANERKWDGYVSTPGNGPTGDAFQWSEVNLQPAAGDRSFVKGTTISMNSLNLPWAAGGAESKRLTYIYDGLFDASPQLDVIPALATSAEFVDDTTVEMSLRKGVMWHDGKPFTAEDVKFTVDFYSQNSSTSQAPFYEPIDSIEVLDDHAVRFSLKRPDAAFLTQRVVRSAIIPKHRWEDVDSPTQYSPANPIGTGPFEFESWSQSSKFVVSRSDGHWMWDDEWRAEHLGDAAAAGPGIDRVIWVNVGNINALIGGIQSGDIDAIAGRLSSQQAERAARPAGVEKMVADNFAPLDTKLMFSAPLIRDKEFRVALAKAVDKKGFVKQVLQGRATVPPGENFISDIMQWHNPDTHDYTYDVEAARSILERAGYTWDDNGNLQFPNGPAWGAFVERVQNGNCHRRRAALDQRNFATDD
- a CDS encoding helix-turn-helix domain-containing protein — protein: MLTIEFETEPTGTLAKLAPAIGTDGSIELDNAFYVEDGTWLESLTLAATSPIDLDAEIDAIPGVSLFHSEAMPTGPTGIDHRRAIVFANEPYPFLLELVLRHRAIPNRVVLQNGTATVIATVGEWDDFRSIADDVEAKLGRFDVIRVNETDRPGEPLDSGRLADVLLSKLTDDQLNVLETAYSMGYFAVPRDASAQTVADELGIQQSTFSERIRTAERAFLELVFSPR
- a CDS encoding nicotinate phosphoribosyltransferase produces the protein MAAFDIVPPETIREGGATDAYFERTVETLEHADRNPHVTAEVTADQFPTGAFEAFAGIEDAAQLFVGRGVDVDALSEGQLFDGGPVMRIEGPYLEFARFETALLGFLSQASGMATNALRARRAAPESMVVSFGARHVHPSIAAVVERSALLGGFDGFSHVAAGELLGRDASGTMPHALVICFGEGNQENAWRAFDDAVAADVPRIALCDTYSDEVDEVLRAADALGDRLDSVRIDTTSSRRGDIRHILREVRWELDARGRADVDLFVSGGLGPADLRELRDVAAGFGVGGYVSNADPVDFALDIVAVDGEPAAKRGKLSGKKQVYRTPEGGHEVALADREDPADGDALLEPLIRDGEVVRDFDLDAAIDRAREDADVVGFDVLS